The Ficedula albicollis isolate OC2 chromosome 6, FicAlb1.5, whole genome shotgun sequence genome has a window encoding:
- the EDRF1 gene encoding erythroid differentiation-related factor 1 isoform X4, with the protein MAVHRIGRTLLLDELDIQELFMRSSQTGDWTWLKEFYQRLIDQKWQRKKKSKEHWYQKAILSKFLYYSINGDGAAQPVPSTSKQHQEGPVAGESDEAGRASWPAPFEMPSSLSEDPGASNQGDVPLEPSYLVGHVASAPREQNLTPLFNDGENSQGLKNDFVRNILWTFEDIHMLVGSNMPIFGGGRYPAVSLRLRDNNKPINVLTGIDYWLDNLICNVPELVMCFHVNGIVQKYEMIKTEDIPNLENSNFSTKVIKDIAQNILSFLKSNCTKEGHTYWLFKASGSDIVKLYDLTTLCEETEDKYQNPFTMPVAILLYKVACNMMLKKNQNKKHYGTIRTLLLNCLKLLDNGRHPQIIASANYMLSELFQLDEPKKEDSADFPINGNSDESYSEEEEEMPDSDENGSYSNSSDPPDDNKAVAIIKSVGELSVPEKYKSVHRIRPSCAFPVCHGTEERCRLVLNHVLEGLKSVDSSVKKEGDLPAADPSTPIPLKYEDESTSGGPESLEKQMALFLDKMGSFQKGKHSSQSGMIPGSWQYKMKLQLILKSSRAYYVLSDAAMVLQKYGRALRYIKLALQCHDTYCCLCGSMLPEVLVFLCQCLTLCGDIQLMLAQNANNRAAYLEEYNYQTKEDQEILHSLHRESRCQVFAWATDLSTDLEYQLSVSCKCYEAAYEILLFSNLKSQNPEQHIQVLKRMGNIRNEIGVFYMNQAAAVQTERVVSKNVSTTEQQLWKKSFSCFEEGIQNFESIDDATNAALLLCNTGRLMRICAQAHCAAEGDFKREFSPEEALYYNKAIDYYLKALRSLGKRDVHPAVWDSVNWELSTTYFTMATLQQDYAPLSRKAQEQIEKEVSEAMMKSLKYCDVDTVSERQPLCQYRAATIHHRLASMYHSCLRNQVGDEHLRKQHRVLADLHYSKAVRLFQLLKDAPCEFLRVQLERVAFAEFQMASQNSSAGKLKTLSGALDIMTKTKGAFQLIRKELVAETEQMSKDESPESVSVNDSSAGLNKEEVLKLLGIFESRMSFLLLQSIKLLTSSKKKIGGSNEEEAVLKTNKQVYSLLLRATANKGLSLLERTELLLSLLEQLAGPH; encoded by the exons ATGGCAGTGCACAGAATTGGGAGGACACTCCTGTTGGATGAGCTGGATATCCAGGAACTCTTCATGAGATCGTCTCAG ACAGGGGACTGGACATGGCTGAAAGAGTTTTATCAAAGGCTGATTGATCAGAAgtggcaaagaaaaaagaagagtaaaGAACATTGGTACCAGAAGGCAATACTTTCTAAGTTTTTGTATTACAG CATTAATGGAgatggagctgctcagcctgttCCTTCCACTTCCAAGCAGCACCAGGAGGGTCCTGTTGCAGGTGAGAGTGATGAAGCAGGAAGGGCCTCCTGGCCAGCTCCTTTTGAAATGCCTTCCTCGCTATCTGAAGATCCAGGTGCCTCTAACCAG GGAGATGTGCCTCTTGAACCCTCATATCTAGTGGGGCACGTGGCCTCAGCCCCCAGAGAACAAAACCTGACTCCTTTGTTCAATGACGGGGAGAACAGTCAG GGACTTAAAAATGACTTTGTTCGTAATATCCTGTGGACCTTTGAAGATATCCACATGTTGGTGGGATCAAATATGCCAATATTTGGAGGTGGGAGATACCCTGCTGTGAGCCTGCGTCTCAG gGATAACAACAAGCCAATAAATGTGCTAACAGGGATTGACTACTGGTTGGACAACTTAATATGCAACGTACCAGAGCTTGTGATGTGCTTTCATGTCAATGGAATTGTTCAG AAATATGAAATGATCAAGACTGAAGATATTCCCAATTTGGAAAACTCTAATTTTTCTACCAAAGTGATAAAAGATATTGCTCAAAATATCTTGTCTTTTCTGAAATCAAATTGCACCAAAGAAGGACACACCTATTGGCTGTTTAAAG caagtGGGAGTGATATAGTAAAGCTCTATGACCTCACCACGCTTTGTGAAGAGACTGAAGACAAATACCAAAACCCTTTTACAATGCCAGTGGCAATTCTGCTGTACAA AGTTGCTTGCAATATGATGCTGAAGAAAAACCAGAACAAGAAACACTATGGCACGATCAGAACGTTGCTCCTGAATTGTCTGAAGTTGTTGGACAATGGCAGACATCCTCAA ATTATTGCTTCAGCAAACTACATGTTGTCAGAGCTTTTTCAGCTGGATGAACCTAAAAAAGAAGACAGTGCAGACTTCCCTATAAATGGAAATTCTGATGAAAGTTacagtgaggaagaggaagagatgcCAGACAGTGATGAAAATGGTTCTTACAGCAACAGTTCTGATCCTCCAGATGACAATAAAGCAGTGGCAATAATCAAATCTGTTGGGGAGTTGTCAGTACCAGAAAAATACAAGTCTGTGCATCGAATACGT CCCAGCTGTGCATTCCCTGTCTGCCACGGCACCGAGGAGCGCTGCAGGCTGGTGCTCAACCACGTCCTGGAG GGTTTGAAGTCTGTTGACAGCAGTGTTAAAAAAGAAGGTGACCTTCCTGCAGCTGACCCCAGCACTCCAATCCCATTGAAATACGAGGATGAATCCACCAGTGGTGGTCCTGAGTCGCTGGAAAAACAGATGGCCTTATTTCTAGACAAAA TGGGCTCCTTCCAGAAGGGGAAGCATTCCAGTCAGTCAGGAATGATTCCTGGATCGTGGCAATATAAAATGAAACTCCAGCTCATCCTGAAATCATCCAGAGCTTATTATGTCCTGTCTGATGCTGCTATGGTCCTGCAGAAGTACGGGCGAGCGCTGCGGTACATCAAGCTGGCCTTGCAGTGCCATG aTACCTACTGCTGTCTGTGTGGCAGCATGCTGCCTGAGGTGCTGGTGTTCCTGTGCCAGTGCTTAACCCTTTGTGGAGATATCCAGTTAATGCTGGCTCAGAATGCAAACAACAGAGCAGCTTACCTTGAGGAATATAATTACCAGACTAAAGAAGATCAGGAGATATTACACAGCCTTCACAGAGAATCCAGGTGCCAAG tgtttgcCTGGGCTACAGATTTATCCACAGACTTGGAATACCAGCTTTCTGTCAGCTGTAAATGCTATGAAGCAGCTTATGAAATCCTACTCTTCAGTAActtaaaaagccaaaacccagagcagcacatcCAGGTGCTCAAGAGGATGGGCAATATCAGGAATGAGATTGGAGTGTTCTACATGAaccaggcagctgcagtgcagacTGAGAGAGTGG TGAGTAAAAACGTCTCGacaacagagcagcagctctggaagaaaAGTTTCTCCTGCTTTGAAGAAGGAATTCAGAACTTTGAGTCCATTGATGATGCCACCAATGCTGCTCTTCTGCTGTGCAACACGGGGAGGCTGATGAGGATCTGTGCCCAGGCCCACTGTGCAGCTGAAGGGGACTTCAAAAGGGAGTTTTCCCCAGAAGAGGCCCTTTATTACAATAAG GCTATTGACTACTACCTGAAGGCATTGAGGTCTCTGGGGAAGAGGGATGTGCATCCAGCTGTTTGGGATTCTGTGAACTGGGAGCTGTCTACGACGTATTTCACCATGGCAACTCTGCAGCAGGACTATGCTCCTTTATCCAGAAAGGCTCAGGAACAG ATAGAGAAGGAAGTTAGTGAAGCTATGATGAAGTCCTTGAAGTACTGTGATGTTGATACAGTGTCTGAACGACAGCCCCTGTGCCAGTACCGAGCTGCCACCATCCACCACAGGCTGGCTTCAATGTACCACAGCTGCCTCAGGAACCAG GTTGGGGATGAGCACCTGAGGAAGCAGCACCGTGTCCTTGCTGATCTCCACTACAGCAAAGCAGTGCGActcttccagctcctgaagGATGCCCCCTGTGAGTTCCTGCgtgtgcagctggagagagtGGCCTTTGCAGAGTTCCAGATGGCCA gtcAGAatagcagtgctgggaaattaAAGACACTGTCTGGGGCCCTTGATATAATGACCAAAACCAAGGGTGCATTTCAGCTCATCAGGAAGGAGCTTGTGGCAGAAACTGAACAG ATGAGCAAGGATGAAAGTCCTGAGAGCGTGTCAGTGAATGATTCCTCTGCAGGCCTTAACAAAGAGGAAGTCTTGAAACTGCTCGGGATTTTTGAGTCCAGGAtgtctttccttctcctccaatCCATTAAATTGTTAActtcaagcaaaaaaaagatTGG GGGCAGCAATGAGGAAGAAGcagttctgaaaacaaacaagcaggTTTATTCCCTGCTGCTCCGTGCCACTGCCAACAAGGGGCTGTCGCTGCTGGAGCGcacggagctgctgctgtccctgctggaacAGCTGGCTGGCCCCcactga